A single window of Phycisphaerae bacterium DNA harbors:
- a CDS encoding type II toxin-antitoxin system VapC family toxin gives MNTAFVLDCSITMSWCFPDEATTASASVLDRLENESALVPPHWFLEVANVLAMAEKRKRHTAEKSADFLTRLQALDIEFDGESPQRAFTHLLPLCRTHGLTSYDAAYLELAQRRRLPLATLDDDLRSAAKKLGIAILGK, from the coding sequence GTGAACACCGCCTTCGTGCTCGATTGCTCGATCACGATGTCGTGGTGCTTCCCGGACGAAGCAACCACGGCGTCCGCAAGCGTCCTGGACCGCCTCGAAAATGAATCCGCCCTGGTTCCTCCCCACTGGTTCCTGGAGGTGGCAAACGTTCTTGCCATGGCTGAGAAACGCAAGCGCCACACGGCGGAGAAGTCCGCCGACTTCCTGACGCGCCTGCAAGCCCTGGATATCGAATTCGACGGAGAATCCCCCCAGCGGGCGTTTACCCACCTGCTCCCGCTCTGCCGCACCCACGGGCTCACGTCCTATGACGCGGCCTATCTGGAACTCGCCCAGCGGCGACGACTTCCTCTGGCCACGCTGGACGACGATCTCCGATCGGCCGCGAAAAAGCTCGGCATCGCGATTTTGGGCAAATGA
- a CDS encoding ABC transporter permease, translating to MNQLAAIAKNTLLQTFRQPLYGIIVIVTLGGIALAPSLTGWTLDDDNKLLRDIGLSTLLIQGLFLAAFAASSVIDSEIEDKTVLTVAAKPVSRGVFVLGKYLGVLGAILAAHYLAGIAFYMAMRHGVLQSASEEPDMTVIVLGPLLMVVLALAATVLNYLYEWRFLPTLVTLALPFATMATGVLLVMDRDWKLAAYETTQELEKLPSEAAEESALKGIIWFRPSEGEARLAGHKGQLVRNDWKGPISNEEQDYLLGLHDSIKWRQDVNFLVEETRKKQGTEIFKAGCLTLVAVALLAAFAVAASTRLGTLGTFLVCFVALCAGLCSDQLIRPLAEDGIAWARWVYPALPNFQFFWMVDALSEQFIIPWRYVLSAAGYGAVYTLAIIALATAMFETREVG from the coding sequence ATGAATCAACTCGCGGCCATCGCCAAGAATACGCTGCTGCAGACGTTTCGGCAGCCGCTTTACGGGATCATCGTGATCGTGACGCTGGGCGGGATCGCCCTCGCGCCGTCACTGACCGGCTGGACGCTGGACGACGACAATAAGTTGTTGCGCGACATAGGATTGTCTACGCTCCTGATCCAGGGGTTGTTCTTGGCGGCCTTCGCCGCGTCCAGCGTTATTGACTCGGAAATCGAGGATAAGACGGTCCTCACGGTCGCAGCCAAGCCGGTTTCGCGCGGGGTTTTCGTTCTGGGCAAGTATCTGGGCGTCCTGGGAGCCATCCTTGCGGCGCACTATCTGGCGGGCATCGCCTTCTACATGGCCATGCGGCACGGCGTCCTGCAAAGCGCGTCGGAAGAGCCCGACATGACGGTCATCGTGCTGGGGCCGCTCCTGATGGTGGTTCTGGCGCTGGCGGCGACCGTACTGAACTACCTCTATGAATGGCGGTTTCTGCCGACGCTGGTGACGTTGGCCCTGCCGTTCGCGACGATGGCGACGGGGGTGCTGCTGGTGATGGACCGGGATTGGAAGCTGGCGGCGTATGAGACGACGCAGGAACTCGAGAAGCTTCCTTCGGAGGCGGCGGAGGAGTCGGCGCTGAAGGGGATCATCTGGTTCCGGCCGAGCGAGGGGGAAGCGCGCCTGGCGGGGCACAAGGGCCAGCTCGTGCGCAATGACTGGAAGGGCCCGATTTCGAATGAGGAGCAGGATTATCTGCTGGGTCTGCACGATTCGATTAAGTGGCGGCAGGACGTCAATTTCCTGGTGGAAGAAACGCGGAAGAAACAGGGGACGGAAATCTTCAAGGCGGGATGCCTGACGCTGGTGGCCGTCGCGCTTTTGGCGGCGTTTGCCGTGGCGGCGTCGACGCGCCTCGGGACGCTGGGCACGTTCCTCGTTTGTTTCGTCGCGCTGTGCGCCGGTCTGTGCAGCGATCAACTGATCCGGCCGCTGGCGGAAGACGGCATCGCGTGGGCGCGGTGGGTCTACCCGGCGTTGCCGAATTTTCAATTCTTCTGGATGGTGGATGCGCTGAGCGAGCAGTTCATCATCCCGTGGCGGTACGTCCTGTCGGCGGCGGGCTATGGGGCGGTCTATACGCTGGCGATCATCGCGCTGGCCACGGCGATGTTCGAGACGCGGGAAGTGGGCTGA
- a CDS encoding protease modulator HflC: MTRNIPALLVAALVVVIIVFMMCAFQVRFTETAVVTRFDEIVETVEPKNAGLHFKMPWPIDRIHRYDTRLRSFETDFRQLGTEDQKTIVLTAYATWRIADGRQFLKAVSKEDAAGAKIRDLLENRVSIVLRTHPLSHLVNVDPKEMKFAEIEKEFLGGIREQALKNYGIEIVTVGIKRLGIPESVTKEVFARMKEDRQATIKELTSEGQAKGQEIRSTAAEVANKILARAEAYAKQIEAQGDAIAASYNKEFMKDQKLSNLLKTKETLLKILESGQSTLVLDANQFEFLKLLRNAAPTPQPPQSQKDVAQGGAQKTAQAESNDVRPPRDGE; this comes from the coding sequence ATGACCAGAAACATCCCAGCCTTATTGGTCGCGGCCCTCGTCGTCGTGATCATCGTCTTCATGATGTGCGCGTTTCAGGTGCGCTTCACCGAGACCGCCGTCGTGACGCGCTTTGACGAGATCGTCGAAACCGTCGAACCGAAAAACGCCGGCCTGCACTTCAAGATGCCCTGGCCCATCGATCGCATCCATCGCTACGACACCCGCCTCCGCTCGTTCGAGACCGACTTCCGCCAGCTCGGCACCGAGGACCAGAAGACGATCGTCCTGACCGCCTACGCGACATGGCGCATCGCCGACGGCAGGCAGTTCCTCAAGGCCGTCAGCAAGGAGGATGCCGCCGGCGCGAAGATTCGCGACCTGTTGGAAAACCGCGTCTCCATCGTCCTGCGAACCCATCCCCTGAGCCATCTCGTCAATGTCGATCCCAAGGAAATGAAATTCGCGGAGATCGAGAAGGAATTCCTCGGCGGCATCCGCGAACAGGCCCTCAAAAACTACGGGATCGAAATCGTCACCGTCGGCATCAAGCGGCTCGGCATCCCCGAGTCCGTCACCAAGGAGGTCTTCGCCCGCATGAAGGAAGACCGGCAGGCGACGATCAAGGAACTGACCTCGGAGGGGCAGGCCAAGGGTCAGGAGATACGCTCCACGGCGGCGGAGGTCGCCAACAAGATCCTGGCTCGCGCCGAGGCGTATGCCAAACAGATCGAGGCCCAGGGCGACGCCATCGCCGCCAGCTACAACAAGGAATTCATGAAAGATCAGAAACTCAGCAACCTCCTGAAAACGAAGGAGACGCTCCTGAAGATTCTGGAGAGCGGCCAATCCACTCTCGTCCTCGATGCGAATCAATTCGAGTTTCTCAAGCTTCTCCGGAACGCCGCGCCGACGCCCCAGCCCCCCCAATCGCAGAAAGATGTCGCCCAGGGCGGCGCTCAAAAAACCGCCCAGGCCGAATCGAATGACGTCCGGCCCCCGAGAGATGGAGAATGA
- the egtD gene encoding L-histidine N(alpha)-methyltransferase has product MPQLLQSATTDPRLSRVDRAPATRIMARDVLRGLAARPKRLPSRYLYDARGSRLFEQICELKEYYLTSAELEILGAALPEIAAAIGPRALILEPGSGAGLKTRLLLNALESPAAYVPIDLSREQLFAGAEALTLDFPSLDVRPVCADFMGDFPDPPIARPVDRRVAFFPGSTIGNLSPGEAAQLLRHLRLRCGAEGLLLVGVDLPKDPAILERAYNDSKGLSAAFALNYLVRLNRDLNADFNLADFGYRAVYNADLERIEMYLVSRRRLAARVAGKPVKFDVGEPICTEVSYKYSPNSFAELAASAFLEVRRTWTDSRGYFAVHLLSSL; this is encoded by the coding sequence ATGCCCCAACTCCTGCAATCCGCTACGACTGATCCTCGACTCTCCCGCGTTGACCGAGCGCCGGCCACGCGCATCATGGCACGCGACGTCTTGCGCGGTCTGGCCGCGCGGCCCAAGCGGCTCCCCAGCCGGTACCTCTACGACGCCCGCGGCTCCCGACTCTTCGAACAGATTTGTGAACTGAAAGAGTATTACCTGACGTCGGCCGAGTTGGAAATCCTTGGCGCTGCGCTGCCGGAGATCGCCGCTGCAATCGGTCCCCGCGCCCTGATTCTGGAGCCCGGCAGCGGGGCCGGTCTCAAGACCCGCCTGCTGCTTAACGCACTCGAATCGCCCGCGGCCTATGTACCGATCGATCTCTCCCGAGAGCAGTTGTTCGCCGGCGCGGAGGCGCTGACCCTCGATTTTCCCTCCCTCGATGTCCGTCCCGTCTGCGCGGATTTCATGGGCGATTTTCCCGACCCGCCCATCGCCCGACCTGTGGATCGCCGCGTGGCCTTCTTCCCGGGTTCGACGATCGGAAACCTTTCGCCCGGGGAAGCTGCGCAGCTCCTGCGTCACCTTCGCCTGCGATGCGGCGCGGAGGGCCTGCTGCTCGTGGGCGTGGATCTGCCGAAGGATCCAGCGATCCTCGAACGCGCGTATAACGATTCGAAGGGACTCTCCGCTGCATTCGCCCTGAACTATCTGGTCCGCCTCAATCGCGACCTGAACGCCGACTTCAACCTCGCCGATTTCGGCTATCGCGCCGTGTACAACGCCGACCTGGAGCGAATCGAGATGTACCTGGTGAGTCGTCGTCGGCTGGCGGCCAGGGTGGCCGGGAAGCCGGTCAAATTCGACGTGGGCGAACCGATCTGCACGGAGGTATCCTACAAATACTCGCCAAATTCCTTTGCCGAATTGGCCGCCTCCGCCTTTTTAGAGGTTCGCCGCACCTGGACCGATTCCCGCGGTTATTTCGCGGTCCATCTGCTCTCAAGTCTTTGA
- a CDS encoding dockerin type I domain-containing protein has translation MAYDSARSVSVLFGGFTNGGETWEWDGTAWLQRRPATSPPARYSHSIAYDSARGVTVMFGGVSGGILLNDIWEWDGTDWTQRNPATTPIERYGAAMAYDTIRNVAVLFGGYFYDGSNHYLNDTWEWDGMTWTQRGFELTPPGRASHDIAFDSARMVTVLFGGFNGSTYFGDTWEWDGNSWTQPSIGGAIPASRRNHRLAYDTTRNVTVMYGGQTSSTTLNDTWEWDGTGWTQLNPTNSATARSLHTMVYDAARTEIVLFGGSIGGSALGDTWTLNGTSWTQHPMIGLRRFHAMAFDSARGVTVMFGGDNGTQLLGDTWEWNGAGWMPRGPSNSPSPRRVQAMAYDSLRGVTVLFGGSAGPETWEWDGVNWTQRFPVPSPTQSGPMVYDSARGVSVLFNGDTWEWDGGTWTQRSPSTHPVSRPLPAMAYDSARGVSVLFGGWFGYQDTWEWDGTIWTQRNPTTRPSQRYGHAMTYDSWKKVTVLFGGITNVHTNNDTWEWDGTDWTERSPAVDASGRWETAMAYDSVRGAIVLHAGLYYDFNEDRDFYLSDTWEFGLCPLCDLNDDGSVTGTDFSAFLLAYGFCAGEPNFNPAADLDQDGCVTLVDYQRWLQCYRVVVGNESASAPMPSDAGDLNADGHADGLDIPLYIERLLNPIPLTFRESFVADFTADGRIDAADIPGLTDALLE, from the coding sequence ATGGCGTACGACAGCGCTCGGAGCGTGTCCGTGCTGTTCGGGGGATTTACCAACGGCGGCGAAACTTGGGAATGGGATGGGACGGCGTGGTTGCAGCGCAGGCCCGCCACGAGCCCGCCGGCGCGTTATAGCCATTCGATAGCCTATGACAGCGCTCGCGGCGTTACGGTGATGTTCGGAGGAGTCAGCGGAGGCATTCTCCTTAACGACATTTGGGAGTGGGATGGGACAGATTGGACGCAGCGCAATCCGGCGACCACTCCGATTGAGCGTTACGGTGCCGCGATGGCCTATGACACGATTCGAAATGTGGCAGTTCTGTTCGGAGGCTATTTTTACGATGGCAGCAACCACTATCTGAACGATACGTGGGAGTGGGATGGGATGACGTGGACACAGCGAGGATTTGAGTTGACGCCCCCGGGAAGGGCCTCTCACGACATCGCGTTCGATAGCGCACGCATGGTGACCGTGTTGTTCGGAGGGTTTAACGGCAGCACCTACTTCGGTGACACATGGGAGTGGGATGGAAATAGCTGGACACAGCCTTCGATAGGCGGTGCCATCCCTGCAAGCCGCAGGAACCATAGATTGGCCTATGACACCACTCGAAATGTGACCGTGATGTATGGCGGGCAAACGTCAAGTACTACGCTAAACGACACGTGGGAGTGGGATGGGACGGGTTGGACGCAGCTCAACCCGACCAACAGCGCAACAGCGCGTTCATTGCATACGATGGTCTATGACGCCGCTCGCACCGAAATCGTTCTCTTCGGGGGAAGTATCGGCGGCAGCGCCCTTGGCGACACCTGGACCCTTAATGGTACAAGCTGGACTCAGCATCCCATGATCGGATTACGTCGATTTCACGCGATGGCCTTCGACAGCGCCCGTGGTGTGACTGTGATGTTTGGGGGAGATAACGGGACCCAATTGCTCGGGGATACCTGGGAGTGGAACGGGGCAGGCTGGATGCCGCGCGGTCCGTCGAACAGTCCATCGCCCCGTCGAGTTCAAGCCATGGCGTATGACAGTTTGCGAGGTGTCACCGTGCTTTTCGGCGGCAGCGCCGGGCCAGAGACCTGGGAGTGGGACGGGGTTAATTGGACGCAGCGATTTCCAGTACCCAGCCCAACCCAGTCAGGGCCAATGGTCTATGACAGCGCTCGAGGCGTTAGCGTATTATTCAACGGAGACACGTGGGAGTGGGACGGTGGCACATGGACACAGCGCTCCCCCTCGACGCACCCTGTGTCCCGTCCCTTGCCTGCAATGGCGTATGATAGCGCTCGCGGCGTGAGCGTGCTGTTTGGCGGATGGTTTGGTTATCAAGATACTTGGGAATGGGATGGCACAATCTGGACACAGCGCAATCCAACAACCCGTCCGTCGCAACGCTACGGTCACGCCATGACCTACGACTCCTGGAAAAAAGTCACGGTGCTCTTCGGCGGCATTACGAACGTCCATACAAACAACGATACCTGGGAGTGGGACGGCACCGATTGGACCGAGCGCAGTCCGGCGGTGGATGCGTCGGGGCGCTGGGAAACCGCCATGGCGTACGACAGCGTTCGCGGAGCCATCGTCCTGCACGCCGGTCTTTACTACGATTTCAATGAAGACAGAGACTTTTACCTTAGCGACACCTGGGAGTTCGGCCTCTGTCCGCTCTGCGATTTGAACGACGATGGAAGCGTGACCGGAACCGATTTCTCTGCCTTTCTTCTCGCCTACGGATTTTGCGCCGGCGAGCCGAACTTCAACCCCGCTGCCGATTTGGATCAAGACGGCTGCGTAACCCTCGTCGACTACCAGCGCTGGCTGCAGTGCTATCGCGTTGTCGTGGGAAATGAATCGGCTTCCGCCCCGATGCCCAGCGATGCCGGCGACCTCAACGCCGACGGTCACGCCGACGGTCTCGACATCCCGCTCTACATCGAGCGATTGCTGAACCCGATCCCCCTCACGTTCCGCGAATCCTTCGTCGCCGACTTCACCGCCGACGGCCGGATCGACGCCGCCGACATCCCCGGCCTGACCGACGCCCTCTTAGAGTAA
- a CDS encoding type II toxin-antitoxin system prevent-host-death family antitoxin produces MIEHESTVGAYDAKTNFSKLLERVEGGEEITITRHGLPVARMVPVHQKKTREERRKAIEAIRKLAQGNSLGGLRIKDLIAEGRP; encoded by the coding sequence GTGATTGAGCACGAAAGCACGGTCGGGGCCTACGACGCCAAGACGAATTTTTCCAAGCTGCTCGAACGCGTCGAGGGCGGGGAAGAAATCACGATCACACGCCACGGTTTGCCCGTGGCGCGGATGGTTCCCGTCCATCAAAAAAAGACGCGGGAAGAGCGCCGAAAAGCCATCGAAGCGATTCGTAAACTCGCCCAGGGAAACAGTCTCGGCGGCTTGCGGATTAAGGATCTGATCGCCGAGGGCCGTCCGTGA
- a CDS encoding SPFH domain-containing protein, whose amino-acid sequence MGNTDKRGEGVALLGGLTSLLAGVLLVILAVWSESTAVWATAFQALGAVGIWLLSLIQLHQQRLVAEERLEVAELERQRQGHLAGAQTIFKEEDLDQMEALAMGRRLRTIERYLVPSLALLIALYHLGAATLVLPLKAVFKWSWRFASDTSPTGAIGDSATVLLFFMGGIAFACFMLSRYALGMSRIRQWSLLRAGGNFMFGTSALCLAVCVALLCKISGIEGVDHWLGWGIGAILIILAAETIINFVLDFYRPRVPHEEQRSFYDSRLFGMFSEPEGILRSMANAIDYQFGFRVSETWFYKLLGRAVIPLLLVQVAVIAALTCIVVVPPGHQAVIEHLGRRPEHTAKPGIHFTWFWPIDRATIIPVERVQRMAIGYEESEVKDEVEIGAPILWTKKHYKKEYQLLVADKTASATAKVPINLLSMNMPVQWRVKDDDAEVIRYHAQAEDVPAIIESLAFRELTSYAAQADVLDLLGHGGIEASRLLHERIQEACDGAGYDGRGLGVKIVHVGIGGVHPPPDEDVAKAYEDVVSAFETRDASIKEALGDAAQRRVESAGTQWQALYDAIVAEDKARAEGAANLAERTAEVERLLLTEVGGEARKRAVDALRNALTRVFDQQSEAESYATQLAAYQMAPRVYLYRQYLKMMQEGLHHVRKYIIVLEDSSAVTYEMDLRPPQPIDILQGEKEMTTLERMAEQGR is encoded by the coding sequence ATGGGAAATACAGACAAACGTGGCGAAGGCGTCGCCCTGTTGGGCGGACTGACCAGCCTCCTGGCCGGGGTCCTCCTGGTCATCCTCGCCGTATGGAGCGAAAGCACCGCGGTCTGGGCCACGGCCTTTCAGGCCCTCGGCGCCGTGGGCATCTGGCTGCTTTCGTTGATCCAGCTTCACCAGCAGCGGCTGGTCGCCGAGGAACGGCTGGAAGTCGCGGAACTGGAGCGCCAGCGCCAGGGACATCTCGCCGGGGCGCAAACGATCTTCAAAGAGGAAGACCTCGATCAGATGGAGGCCCTCGCCATGGGCCGCCGCCTGCGGACCATCGAGCGCTATCTCGTCCCGTCCCTCGCCCTGCTGATCGCGCTGTACCACCTTGGCGCGGCCACGTTGGTTCTGCCGCTTAAAGCCGTCTTCAAGTGGTCCTGGCGCTTTGCCTCCGATACGAGCCCAACGGGCGCGATAGGCGATTCCGCGACAGTCCTGCTCTTCTTCATGGGCGGCATCGCCTTTGCCTGCTTCATGCTCTCGCGCTACGCCCTGGGGATGAGCCGCATCCGGCAGTGGTCTCTGCTTCGCGCCGGCGGAAACTTCATGTTCGGCACCAGCGCCCTGTGCCTCGCCGTCTGCGTCGCCCTCCTTTGCAAGATCAGCGGCATTGAGGGAGTGGACCACTGGCTCGGCTGGGGAATCGGCGCCATTCTCATCATCCTCGCCGCCGAAACGATCATCAACTTCGTCCTGGATTTCTACCGCCCGCGCGTTCCCCATGAGGAGCAGCGCTCCTTCTATGACAGCCGCCTCTTCGGCATGTTCAGCGAGCCGGAGGGCATCCTCCGCAGCATGGCCAATGCCATCGACTATCAGTTCGGCTTTCGGGTCAGCGAAACGTGGTTCTACAAGCTCCTCGGCCGCGCCGTGATACCGCTGCTGCTGGTCCAGGTCGCCGTCATTGCCGCCCTCACCTGCATCGTCGTCGTTCCCCCGGGTCACCAGGCCGTCATCGAACATCTCGGCCGCCGGCCCGAACACACCGCCAAGCCCGGCATCCACTTCACCTGGTTCTGGCCCATCGACCGCGCGACGATCATCCCCGTCGAGCGCGTCCAGCGAATGGCCATCGGTTATGAAGAGTCCGAAGTCAAAGACGAAGTTGAGATCGGCGCCCCGATCCTCTGGACCAAGAAGCACTACAAGAAGGAATACCAACTCCTCGTCGCCGATAAGACCGCCTCGGCCACGGCGAAGGTGCCGATCAACCTGCTCAGCATGAACATGCCGGTCCAATGGCGCGTCAAGGACGACGACGCGGAAGTCATCCGCTACCACGCCCAGGCCGAGGATGTCCCCGCCATCATCGAATCCCTCGCCTTCCGCGAACTGACCAGCTACGCCGCGCAGGCGGACGTGCTCGACCTGCTGGGTCACGGCGGCATTGAGGCGTCGCGCCTGCTCCATGAGCGCATTCAGGAGGCCTGCGACGGCGCGGGCTACGACGGCCGGGGGCTGGGCGTGAAGATCGTCCACGTCGGGATCGGCGGCGTACACCCTCCGCCGGACGAAGATGTCGCCAAGGCGTACGAAGATGTGGTCAGCGCCTTCGAGACGCGCGACGCGTCGATCAAGGAAGCCCTGGGCGATGCAGCCCAACGGCGCGTGGAAAGCGCGGGCACGCAGTGGCAGGCCCTGTACGACGCCATCGTGGCCGAGGACAAGGCCCGCGCCGAGGGCGCCGCGAATCTCGCGGAACGGACCGCCGAGGTGGAGCGCCTTCTGCTGACCGAGGTGGGGGGCGAGGCCCGCAAACGGGCCGTGGACGCCCTGCGCAACGCCCTGACGCGCGTCTTCGACCAGCAATCCGAAGCGGAGAGTTATGCGACCCAGCTCGCCGCCTATCAAATGGCGCCGCGCGTCTATCTCTATCGCCAATACCTCAAGATGATGCAGGAGGGGCTGCACCATGTGCGCAAGTACATCATCGTGCTCGAAGATTCCTCCGCCGTCACCTATGAGATGGACCTGCGTCCGCCGCAGCCGATTGATATTCTCCAAGGCGAAAAGGAAATGACCACCCTGGAGCGAATGGCGGAACAAGGACGCTAG
- the recA gene encoding recombinase RecA, producing the protein MTATTGDGKRQQALDRALQQIEKAYGKGAIMQMDPNARAASDGISTGALSLDLALGGFGVPRGRIVEIFGPESSGKTTLALHIIAAAQRGDGVAAFVDAEHALDPSWMKRCGVNPETLLVSQPDCGEQGLEITDMLVRSNAVDVIVVDSVAALTPKSELEGEMGQASVGVQARLMSQGMRKLTAGIAKSRSIVIFINQIREKIGVMFGNPETTPGGRALKFYSSIRIDVRRVASIKEGEQVIGNQVKARVVKNKVAPPFRETHFDIMFDSGISREGDLLDLATKHTIVEKQGAWLRYGNVQLGQGRENAKTFLRDNPDLCKEITKKILEISGLLTPPKPADAKPGDAKSADSKAADSKSVASASDNGRAKTPDSISKSAPLAKGRPPAQMAARKPVPAAKA; encoded by the coding sequence ATGACCGCAACCACTGGCGATGGCAAGCGACAACAGGCCCTGGACCGGGCACTTCAACAGATCGAAAAGGCCTATGGCAAGGGCGCCATCATGCAAATGGACCCGAACGCCCGTGCCGCCAGCGACGGCATCAGCACCGGCGCCCTCTCCCTCGACCTGGCCCTGGGCGGCTTCGGCGTGCCCCGCGGTCGGATCGTGGAGATCTTCGGCCCCGAGTCCAGCGGTAAGACGACGCTGGCCTTGCACATCATCGCCGCGGCGCAGCGGGGCGACGGCGTCGCCGCCTTCGTCGATGCCGAACATGCCCTCGACCCCTCGTGGATGAAGCGCTGCGGCGTGAACCCCGAGACGCTCCTCGTCAGCCAGCCCGATTGCGGCGAGCAGGGCCTGGAGATCACGGACATGCTCGTCCGCTCCAACGCCGTCGATGTCATCGTCGTGGACTCCGTCGCCGCCCTGACGCCCAAGAGCGAGTTGGAAGGCGAGATGGGCCAGGCCTCCGTCGGCGTACAGGCCCGCTTGATGAGCCAGGGCATGCGCAAGCTGACTGCCGGCATCGCCAAGAGCCGCTCGATCGTCATCTTCATCAACCAGATCCGCGAGAAAATCGGCGTCATGTTCGGCAACCCCGAGACGACCCCCGGCGGTCGCGCGCTCAAGTTCTACAGCTCCATCCGGATCGACGTCCGCCGCGTCGCCTCGATCAAGGAAGGCGAGCAGGTCATCGGCAACCAGGTCAAGGCCCGCGTCGTGAAGAACAAGGTCGCCCCGCCGTTCCGCGAGACGCACTTCGATATCATGTTCGACAGCGGCATCAGCCGCGAAGGCGACCTGCTCGATCTGGCCACCAAACACACGATCGTGGAGAAGCAGGGCGCGTGGCTCCGCTACGGCAACGTCCAACTCGGCCAGGGCCGGGAGAACGCCAAGACCTTCCTCCGCGACAACCCCGACCTGTGCAAGGAGATCACGAAGAAGATTCTGGAGATCAGCGGGCTCCTGACGCCGCCGAAACCGGCAGACGCCAAGCCAGGGGATGCGAAGTCAGCGGATTCCAAGGCCGCAGACTCTAAATCGGTGGCTTCCGCCTCCGACAACGGCCGCGCCAAAACCCCGGACTCCATCAGCAAATCCGCCCCCCTCGCCAAAGGCCGCCCGCCGGCGCAGATGGCAGCGCGGAAGCCAGTGCCCGCCGCAAAAGCATAA
- a CDS encoding class I SAM-dependent rRNA methyltransferase, translating into MTAARSLDARLNAALARRKDPLADPKIEAVRLFHGRADGIDNLVVEKWGPVLIVQLHEGLPGPTPDELRPVMNQWRDRLAATSVYLKHFVRDRGGTEAQIRAAHSDPTPWIGEAVAEEIPIRERDLTYLIRPYDGFSVGLFLEHRDNRRRIAELARGRRVLNAFAYTCGFSVAAARGGAASVASVDLSRRYLEWGKRNFAANALSTDPHRFYCSDYYEFLKRARRQNLRFDLAILDPPTFSRRRRPTAVFELRAELPRLVSETIERLDPGGILFLATNDRQLRLDSLEAAIRKAAPHRPCTVTARPGLPPDFAGDPEYAKSVVARLDS; encoded by the coding sequence GTGACCGCCGCGCGCTCACTCGATGCCCGACTCAACGCCGCCCTCGCGCGCCGCAAAGACCCCCTCGCCGACCCAAAGATCGAAGCCGTGCGCCTTTTTCACGGCCGGGCCGACGGCATCGACAATCTCGTCGTCGAAAAATGGGGGCCGGTCTTGATCGTCCAGCTTCACGAAGGCCTCCCGGGGCCGACGCCGGACGAACTGCGGCCGGTCATGAACCAATGGCGCGATCGCCTCGCCGCAACCTCCGTCTATCTCAAGCACTTCGTCCGCGACCGGGGAGGGACGGAAGCCCAAATCCGGGCGGCGCATAGCGACCCCACACCCTGGATCGGCGAGGCCGTCGCCGAGGAAATCCCGATCCGCGAAAGGGACCTCACCTATCTCATCCGCCCCTACGACGGCTTTTCGGTCGGTCTCTTCCTCGAACATCGCGACAATCGCCGGCGAATCGCCGAGCTGGCGCGCGGCCGGCGGGTGCTCAACGCCTTCGCCTACACCTGCGGCTTTTCGGTCGCGGCGGCCCGCGGCGGCGCGGCGTCGGTCGCCAGCGTCGATCTCTCCAGGCGCTATCTTGAATGGGGCAAGCGCAACTTCGCGGCGAATGCCCTGTCGACCGACCCGCACCGGTTCTACTGTTCAGATTACTACGAGTTTTTGAAGCGGGCCCGCCGCCAAAACCTGCGCTTCGACCTGGCGATCCTCGACCCGCCGACCTTTTCTCGCCGGCGCCGCCCCACTGCCGTTTTTGAACTCCGCGCGGAACTGCCGCGCCTGGTCTCCGAGACGATCGAGCGCCTCGATCCCGGCGGCATCCTCTTTCTGGCCACCAACGATCGGCAACTTCGTCTGGATTCGTTGGAAGCGGCCATTCGAAAAGCCGCGCCGCACCGCCCATGCACTGTCACGGCCCGGCCCGGCCTGCCACCAGATTTCGCCGGTGACCCCGAATATGCCAAATCAGTCGTAGCTCGCTTGGATTCATAA